CATCGACTGGCATAGGAGAAGATCCTGTGGTGTCCACACAGATTGCTTTTACCTGAGCAGGATCAATTCCTGATTTGGTAAGTACATTTTTTATCGTGTCTTCCAAGCCCTCTAAATGGTCTGAAGGATGTTGTCTGAATTGATTGGAAACTGGATTGCAATATTTACCGGCTTTCCATCTTGGATACCAAAAAACATCCTCAGAAAGTGTTTTTCCATTTGAAGTATTTACCAAAACTGCTCTTACCGAATCTGTACCGTAATCTAGACCAATGACATAATTATCGTTCATGTGTTAATAATTTTTACCAAACAGACATGTTTTAAAAAAAAAATTACAGACCAGGATTATTTTACCCTTACCATTAGAATTGATTTTGCCGGAACAGAAATCTTCAAAGATTCTTTGGACAGCTTAAAATCCTTGAATTCGGTAGGCTTTACTACTTCTTTCTTTTCAAAAGAATTATAAGAATTGATTTCTGGCGCTGTAAGGATGGTAGCTGTAACAGATTTGGCATCCATTCCTCGCAAAAGAACATCCAAATCTATCTTCTTATCCGGATTGATATTGGCAATACTGATATTGACAGTTCCATCTTCTGATTTGGAAGTGGAAACATTCAGCGATTCCATTTTGTCGTCACCAATGCTTAGCTCCTCAGAACTCAAGTGATGGGACAATAGTAACGCGTCCTTATGTGGTTTGTACATATCAAAAACATGATAGGTAGGTGTAAGGATGATCTCATTGTCATTGGTCAGGATAATGGCCTGAAGAACATTGACTGTCTGGGCCAGGTTTGCCATATGGACTCTTTCAGCGTGCTTGTTGAAAATATTGAGAGAAATTGCTGCAACAAATGCATCCCTTAGGGTATTCTGTTGAAATAGAAATCCCGGATTGGTACCTGGTTCCACGTCAAACCAGGTTCCCCATTCGTCAAAGATTATCCCGACTTTTTTTTCAGGATCATATTGATCCATAATATGACCATGCCTGACAATCAATTCCTCAATCTTTGCCGCATTTCTTAAAGTCACTAAATAGGTCGCCTTATCAAAATCAGTTGCAGAGGTTTTGTTCTGCCAAGTACCGGTGATGGTATAATAGTGTATAGAAAGGCCATCCATCATGGAAATTGGAATGTTCTTCATCAACACCTCAGTCCAATTGTAATCAAAGCTATTGGCACCACCAGCAATTTTGTACAACTTATTGGCACCATAATTTCTGGCATAGGTTGCATATCTCTTGTACTCATTGGCGTAATATTCAGCCGTCATGTTGCCTCCACAGCCCCAGTTTTCATTGCCCACTCCCCAATACTTGATATTCCAAGGTTCTTCCTGTCCATTTTTCTTTCTCAGATTCGACATAGGACTGACACCGTCAAAATTGATGTATTCTATCCATTTGGACATTTCTTCTACAGAACCGCTTCCCACATTTCCGGTAATGTAAGGTTCGGCCCCTATCTTTTTTGCAAAATTCAGGAATTCATGTGTGCCAAATGAATTGTCTTCAACCACTCCCCCCCAGTGGGTATTGACCATCATAGGCCGGTCTTTGGGATCTCCGATACCATCAGTCCAATGGTACTCGTCCGCAAAGCAACCTCCCGGCCATCTCAGGTTCGGGATTTCAAGATTTTGGATTGCCTTCATTACATCCAGGCGATAGCCATCTTCATTTGGAATTTCCGAATCAGGTCCTACCCAGATGCCCCCATAAATATTTCTTCCCAAATGTTCTGCAAAATGACCGTAAATGTGTTTGCTGATGGTTGTTTTACCCTGATCAGTGTTTACAATAAGTCTGTTGTTTTGGGCTTTTGACGAAATTGAAATGAGGAAGGTTGATATCACCATTAACCCCAATATGCCAATATGCTTCATGTTTTTATCAAGTTTTATTCAAATATTGAAAATTTAAAAGACATGTCATAAATAATAATTGTGTTTTTTACACGAATTAAGGAATTGGAATAAAACCAAAATACCGAATCATATTTTAATTATTCTGACTGACCCTTCCTGATCTCTTAAATTTAAGGCACTTAATCCTATAATTTTTAATCAATACAAAAAAACTATTTTCAAAAACATTGCTTTTTTCAAATGGTGGTCTCTGAGAAATTCGGATTCAATTGAAACCTTTAATACCATATTAATCCAAGTCGGTATTATCTTGACCAATTTATAAATTCTTTGAAATAAATGAGAACTCTTGAAATTTTTATTACTAAATTAAAGTGTTAATTATACAATTAATAACACGTTCGATTATTCAGTTTCCTAATAACAATTAAATAGAATTTTGATCTCAGTATTAAAAAATTAACCAGATGAAATTAATCAAAAATAAAATCCCCAGTTTATCCATTTCATTACTTTCCTTGATTCTTTTGGTAAATTGTAAAACAGAAGTTGAAGATAAAAGAAAGCAGTTGCCACAACCCATTTCATTGGAGCAGGATTATCCCATCCAACCTGTTTTGTTCACCGCTGTAAAGTTTGAAGATAAATTTTGGTCCAAAAGATTACAAACATCAAAAGATGTAACAATCCCATTTACCTTGGATCAATCCGAGAAATCAGGGAGAATAAAGAACTTTAGGATTGCAGCCGGGCATGAATCCGGAGGATTTTGCTCTGAATATCCATTTGACGATTCTGATGTTTTCAAAATATTGGAAGGTGCCGCCTATGTCCTCATGGTGGAAGCAGATCCTAAATTGGAAGCTAGGGTAGATTCATTGATTGCATTGATAGGTGAGGCACAAGAGGATGATGGATACTTGTATACCAATAGAACAATTCTAAAAGACAAGCCGCATGTTTGGGCCGGTACAAAAAGATGGGAACTCACCCATGACCTCAGTCATGAATTGTATAATCTCGGACATTTGATTGAGGCGGGAGTTGCCCATTATTACGCCACCGGTAAAAGAGGTTTGATAGACATAGCCATCAAAGCTGCTGACCGGGTTTGCGAAGATTTTGGTCCAGATAAGATTGTTTCTTTCCCCGGACATCAGATCATTGAATTGGCTTTGGCCAAATTGTATAGAGCCACAGGAGATGAAAAATATTTGACAACTTCTGAATTTCTTTTGGAATCCAGAAACAATGGTTCAGAATATAGCCAATCACATATTCCTGTGACCCAGCAAAGAGAAGCTGTAGGACATGCTGTAAGGGGAGTCTACATGTATGCAGGAATGGCTGATATTGCGGCCCTAAGAAACAACCAAGAATATATAGATGCCATCAATTCCATCTGGGAAGATGTGGTAACCAAGAAAATGTATATCACGGGTGGAATTGGCTCAACAGGTCATGGGGAGGCATTTGGGGCTCCTTATGAATTACCAAATATGTCTGCCTACTGTGAGACCTGTGCATCAATCGGAAACGTGTATTGGAACCATCGCCTGTTTATGCTTCATGGAGATGCTAAATACTATGATGTATTGGAGCGCTCACTTTACAATGGCTTATTATCCGGTGTAGGAATGAGCGGAGACCTGTTTTTTTATCCTAACCCATTGGAATCACATGGGCAACATGAGCGAAGTCCTTGGTTTGGATGTGCTTGCTGCCCTTCCAATGTCGCCAGATTTGTTCCTTCTGTTCCGAGCTATTTTTATGCGCAAAAAGATGATGAGCTGTTTATAAACTTATTTGCTTCCGGGACAGCAGAAATCAATATCCAAAACAATCCTGTTCAAATCCGACAAGAAACAGAATACCCATGGGAAGGAAAAATTCTTGTGGATGTCTCTCCGGAAAAATCTGAGGAATTCAAAATCAAACTCAGGATTCCGGGTTGGTCAAACAATACCGTTACTCCTGGTGACCTGTATACTTTTGTAGACCAAGCAGAGGAAAAAGTAACCTTAAAAGTAAACGGAAAAGATATGGATATTCAAATGGAAAAAGGTTTTGCTGTGATCCAACGCAAATGGAAAAAAGGGGACAAAATAGAATTAAACCTTCCTATGCCGGTCCGAAGAATTAAGTCTCATGAAAATGTTGTTTCGAATAAAGACAAAATTGCTATCCAAAGAGGTCCATTGGTATATGCCGCAGAATGGACGGACCAGGAAGATAAAAAAGTTCTAAACTTGGTGTTAAACGAAGGCCAGCATTTGGAGGCTAAAGCCAATCCTACATTACTGGGCGGAGTCTACACTATTCATGGAAATGTCAAAGGAATGACAATCAATGAAGATCAAAATCTTGTGGCCAATGACAAATCCCTAACGCTGATTCCATATTACGCATGGGCACATAGAGGACCCGGAGAAATGATGGTTTGGATTCCTACCAAGGAAGAAAATGCCAAGCCTACAAAAAGCCCGACTATTGCATCCAAAAGTAAGGTATCAGGATCACACATCACCAAAGCAATACAGGCTATCAATGATCAAATGGAACCTGAAAATTCCAATGATAAATCAATCATTTTTTATCATTGGTGGCCCAAGAAAAATACAGTAGAATGGTTACAGTATGATTTTGAAAAATCAGCTTCTGTCAGTGAAGCTTCAGTATATTGGTTTGATGATGGACCCTTTGGCGGGACAAGAATTCCTGCGGGATGGAGGATTCTTTATAAAGATGGAAATGATTGGAAACCTGTCAAAGCCAGCACCAAATATGAAATTGATACCGATAGGTTCTGTAGTGTAAGTTTCGATCCTGTAGAAACAACAGCCCTGAGATTGGAAGTCAGCTTACCCAAAGACCATGCAAGCGGGGTGATGGAATGGAAAGTGAAATAGGTTGATTTATATCAAACAAATTCTATTTCAATACAAGAATAAAAAAGCCATGCAGAAGATTTCTACATGGCTTTTTCTATGCTAATAAAGTTCTCAGCTTAAATTATCTATTTCAAAGTTACATCCAGATAGACAGAATGTCTGCCGTAAGTTTCATAGAAGGGTTTAAACACTATATCATCTATAGTAAATTGTAATTGCTTTGAATCACCTTTGATTGACCTTCCTAAATCTTCAGCATCTAGCGTAACTTTGCGCCATTCTTTTCTGGCATCCGTTTCCTGCGCTGCCAACAAAACCGGGCCATAAAATAAACTGGCTATGTTTGGTTGATCCATAACCGGATCCAAGTAAAAGTGAAAAGGCATTTTCAATTCAATGGTGTCACCATCTTTCCAGTTTCTCTTTATTTTGAGATAACTTCCAGGCTTGGCTTCTATTTTTTCATCCTTGCCGTTTATGGTGACGAAAAATCCTTTTTGGGCCCAAGAGGGTACCCTTACATGAAGGTCAAATTTACCATTTCCACTTACAGTGAGCGTTGTATGGTCCTCTTTAGGATAATTGGTGGTCTGCTTCAGGGTAATACCTTTTTCCTCCCAGTTTAGTGTTGAGGGAATAAACAGGTTGACAAATAGCGCATCGTTTTCGAGACTTTTAAAGTAAATGGAATTCTGGAGTTTGGTACTGCTTTCTATGGCCGTCCCATTACAACAAGTAAAGCCGGTCATTTTTGGATTTCCAAAATGCTTGATTGATCCCGGTCTTAGCGGGACATGATAGGTATTGGCTGGACTGTCCTCTGCTACAGATGCGAGGATATGGTTGAACAAACCTCTTTCATAATAATCCATGTACTCTGCCCGCTGATCGAATAAAAATAAATTACCAGTCAATTTAAGCATATTGTAGGTGGCACAGGTTTCATTCTGGCCTCCTGTTGAAAATCCATTCTCATAAAGCGTTGCCGGTTCGCCAACAAAACATTCCGCATTGGCAGGATTTCTGGCACCAGCTACTCCTCCTATACTGTACATGTAATCATTGACGGCTTTATACCAGAAATTGTCGGCTACTTTAAAATAGTCCTCCTTATTGGATACTTTATACATTTCCAGACTACCTACTATCTGAGGAATATGTTGGTTGGCATGTAATCCTCGGAAGGTGTCTACATTTTTGGCCAGTCCGTGAGAGTGATCCGCATCTCCAAAAAACATCTGAATATTGTCAAACAGCTGAGCTCCTTTCAGATACTTTGGGTCCTTGGTGATATCATATAGCGCCGCCATGGTTTCATTCATACCGCCAAACTCTCCTGCAATGTAAGTATTCCACATTTTGATCAGAGTCTCCTGCGGCAAAGCATCTAACCTTGCATACACCCAATCGCCCATGCCAACAGCTATCTCCAAAGCCTTTTTATTACCACTTACTTTGTAGACATCAATCAGTCCAGCGAGGATTTTGTGTAAAGTATAATACGGAGCCCAAATCTGGTTTTTCTGTCCTCCATATTTAGCGCCATTTTCCAGCATGATAAACTGGTCGGGAGGATATGCACTGATATAGCCTTTGCCCCAATTCCAGTAATCACTGCGAATACCTTCATCGCTTAAATCAGAATCAAATTCAGACTTTCCTGGCCCTCTAGGCACCTGAGTAGGGTCAGCAACATGGGATACTGAACCAGAGTTTGGCTTACCTGATAATTGGGCCAATTCATAAAGGCTGTTTACCATATAGTTCATTTTATTTAAAAAATTCTGCTGTAACTCTTTATCATAACCTGTTCCTGCATAAGCCTGGGCTATTGCGGTTAAATAATGACCTGTAGCATGTCCTCTTAATTTGGTTTCCTGACTATCCCATACACCCAAAGGTTTTGCGCCTTCCGGTTGCGTTTGGTTAAAGGCGTGCCGGAACATGTACAGAAAAGAATTAGGGTCCGTCTCTGCCAAGGTTAAAACAAACTTATCTCTGTTTTCCATAAATTTTGTTTCATGACTGTCCCCATCTGTATCCAGGCTTACCTGATGCAGGGCAAAAGGCTCCAATTTCAATGAAGGAGCAGCACTTTTGCTACTTTCTTTAACCACCACTTTGGCTTTGGGCTGCAATTGGGTACCGGGTACCATACCTGTAATGGTATAAGAACCCGCTTGAAGCACTTCATTGTTATCTTTTGGTGCAGGCCAAATTACCCTGACCCTAGGACCATCTAAATTGTTTTGATAAACACCTTGGACATGCGTGGGTAATCTTGGTAAATTCCCGACTTCTGTTTCCACTTCTACGTTGTCCACTCCCTGCAGAAAAGCATTGTAAAGCTGGGCAGTGTTTTTTGAAAATACAGGTAAATCATCTTCTGCTTTTTTTGAAGTTGGAACATCTACGTTTACATTCCGAAAAGCATTGAAATATATTCCTGCAATTTGCTTACTGTTTAAGGGTACCCTGTAAAATCTTAAATCATGTAACATGACATCCAAATAATTGGCTTCGGATAGTAAAGATCTCCCAATGAAAAACTGAAGATCTCTACTATTTTCTTTACCGAGGATTTCTGAAAGTTCAGTGTCAAGGGCAATGGATTTACCCACCTGTTTGCTATCAACAAAACAAGTCAGAGATTTAGAAGGCACATCAAATACTATGGTCAGGTGAACCCATATATTGGTGGGCAGTTCCTGCGCTGACAGCTTTTTCTCTTTGCCGTTCTGGGTTTGCATCGTTATCTGCAAACTTTCACTTTCCCCTGAACCAAAAGGTAAAACTCCAATTCGGTTCTTTTCCCCTGTTCCCAAATCAAATAAGTATTGGCCTGGTTGCTTGGTTCTTAGATAAACCCATGCTGAAATACTGAGAGATTCTACATTTTGAAATGCTTCCTTTGGAATAGTTATAAATTCATTTTTTCCCCCTGAAAGTGACAGCACTTTCTCAAATCTCTCATCCTTAATAAATCCCGATTTGGTGGCTTTATGAATTGCATGAAGATTATTTCTGGACCAGTCTCTGACGTCACCGTTGAAAATATACCTAGCTATCAGGTCAGTTTCACCGATTCCATCCAGAATTTGATCTCCGCTTTGGGCATGGACTTTATCCCATGTGAATTGAAGGGAAACCAACAGCAAAGCTGCTTTAATTATAAATTTGTTAATTTTCTTATTCATGACTATCCCTTAGTTTAATTCCAAGAAGGAGGTTCTACCCCCAAAAGATTTTTTACAAAGAAGTCTCTCCGTTTCTTTTCCCCATAAGCCCCTCCTGAACTATGTCCCATTCCAGGGATGAAAATCATATCAAAATTCTTCATTTCCTTGATCAAGGCATCGGCAAATTGAAGCGTGGATGCAGGATCAACGTTGTCGTCCAATTCGCCAACAATCAAAAGTAACTTTCCCTGTAATTTGGAAGCATTGGCTGTATTGGAACATTCCTCATAATGTGAACCTATCGGGTATCCCATCCATTGCTCATTCCACCAGATTTTGTCCATCCTATTGTCATGACAACCGCAGGAAGAAACAGCCACCTTATAAAAATCATTGTGGAAAATCAAAGCCCCAGCTGAACTTTGGCCTCCTGCAGAGGTACCAA
This window of the Aquiflexum balticum DSM 16537 genome carries:
- a CDS encoding beta-L-arabinofuranosidase domain-containing protein, yielding MNKKINKFIIKAALLLVSLQFTWDKVHAQSGDQILDGIGETDLIARYIFNGDVRDWSRNNLHAIHKATKSGFIKDERFEKVLSLSGGKNEFITIPKEAFQNVESLSISAWVYLRTKQPGQYLFDLGTGEKNRIGVLPFGSGESESLQITMQTQNGKEKKLSAQELPTNIWVHLTIVFDVPSKSLTCFVDSKQVGKSIALDTELSEILGKENSRDLQFFIGRSLLSEANYLDVMLHDLRFYRVPLNSKQIAGIYFNAFRNVNVDVPTSKKAEDDLPVFSKNTAQLYNAFLQGVDNVEVETEVGNLPRLPTHVQGVYQNNLDGPRVRVIWPAPKDNNEVLQAGSYTITGMVPGTQLQPKAKVVVKESSKSAAPSLKLEPFALHQVSLDTDGDSHETKFMENRDKFVLTLAETDPNSFLYMFRHAFNQTQPEGAKPLGVWDSQETKLRGHATGHYLTAIAQAYAGTGYDKELQQNFLNKMNYMVNSLYELAQLSGKPNSGSVSHVADPTQVPRGPGKSEFDSDLSDEGIRSDYWNWGKGYISAYPPDQFIMLENGAKYGGQKNQIWAPYYTLHKILAGLIDVYKVSGNKKALEIAVGMGDWVYARLDALPQETLIKMWNTYIAGEFGGMNETMAALYDITKDPKYLKGAQLFDNIQMFFGDADHSHGLAKNVDTFRGLHANQHIPQIVGSLEMYKVSNKEDYFKVADNFWYKAVNDYMYSIGGVAGARNPANAECFVGEPATLYENGFSTGGQNETCATYNMLKLTGNLFLFDQRAEYMDYYERGLFNHILASVAEDSPANTYHVPLRPGSIKHFGNPKMTGFTCCNGTAIESSTKLQNSIYFKSLENDALFVNLFIPSTLNWEEKGITLKQTTNYPKEDHTTLTVSGNGKFDLHVRVPSWAQKGFFVTINGKDEKIEAKPGSYLKIKRNWKDGDTIELKMPFHFYLDPVMDQPNIASLFYGPVLLAAQETDARKEWRKVTLDAEDLGRSIKGDSKQLQFTIDDIVFKPFYETYGRHSVYLDVTLK
- a CDS encoding alpha-N-arabinofuranosidase, with product MKHIGILGLMVISTFLISISSKAQNNRLIVNTDQGKTTISKHIYGHFAEHLGRNIYGGIWVGPDSEIPNEDGYRLDVMKAIQNLEIPNLRWPGGCFADEYHWTDGIGDPKDRPMMVNTHWGGVVEDNSFGTHEFLNFAKKIGAEPYITGNVGSGSVEEMSKWIEYINFDGVSPMSNLRKKNGQEEPWNIKYWGVGNENWGCGGNMTAEYYANEYKRYATYARNYGANKLYKIAGGANSFDYNWTEVLMKNIPISMMDGLSIHYYTITGTWQNKTSATDFDKATYLVTLRNAAKIEELIVRHGHIMDQYDPEKKVGIIFDEWGTWFDVEPGTNPGFLFQQNTLRDAFVAAISLNIFNKHAERVHMANLAQTVNVLQAIILTNDNEIILTPTYHVFDMYKPHKDALLLSHHLSSEELSIGDDKMESLNVSTSKSEDGTVNISIANINPDKKIDLDVLLRGMDAKSVTATILTAPEINSYNSFEKKEVVKPTEFKDFKLSKESLKISVPAKSILMVRVK
- a CDS encoding glycoside hydrolase family 127 protein is translated as MKLIKNKIPSLSISLLSLILLVNCKTEVEDKRKQLPQPISLEQDYPIQPVLFTAVKFEDKFWSKRLQTSKDVTIPFTLDQSEKSGRIKNFRIAAGHESGGFCSEYPFDDSDVFKILEGAAYVLMVEADPKLEARVDSLIALIGEAQEDDGYLYTNRTILKDKPHVWAGTKRWELTHDLSHELYNLGHLIEAGVAHYYATGKRGLIDIAIKAADRVCEDFGPDKIVSFPGHQIIELALAKLYRATGDEKYLTTSEFLLESRNNGSEYSQSHIPVTQQREAVGHAVRGVYMYAGMADIAALRNNQEYIDAINSIWEDVVTKKMYITGGIGSTGHGEAFGAPYELPNMSAYCETCASIGNVYWNHRLFMLHGDAKYYDVLERSLYNGLLSGVGMSGDLFFYPNPLESHGQHERSPWFGCACCPSNVARFVPSVPSYFYAQKDDELFINLFASGTAEINIQNNPVQIRQETEYPWEGKILVDVSPEKSEEFKIKLRIPGWSNNTVTPGDLYTFVDQAEEKVTLKVNGKDMDIQMEKGFAVIQRKWKKGDKIELNLPMPVRRIKSHENVVSNKDKIAIQRGPLVYAAEWTDQEDKKVLNLVLNEGQHLEAKANPTLLGGVYTIHGNVKGMTINEDQNLVANDKSLTLIPYYAWAHRGPGEMMVWIPTKEENAKPTKSPTIASKSKVSGSHITKAIQAINDQMEPENSNDKSIIFYHWWPKKNTVEWLQYDFEKSASVSEASVYWFDDGPFGGTRIPAGWRILYKDGNDWKPVKASTKYEIDTDRFCSVSFDPVETTALRLEVSLPKDHASGVMEWKVK